From Branchiostoma floridae strain S238N-H82 chromosome 5, Bfl_VNyyK, whole genome shotgun sequence:
AGATTCTTGAAGCAAAGCTGACTATACTCTTGAATGATGCAACATTCTACTTTGCATTTGTTCCTAGCTACATCAGATACAGCTATCTGCCATTGTCACACTATCGTTTTAATGAAAAGTTTACAGCACCTGAAATCCGTGTTGTTGACCAACCCTTTGGCAGGCACACTACAACTGTGCTCTGTCCAAATTTTGTTAGAAAGTACAGCCCAAAAGAGGGCCGGTGTCAACCACAGAGTCCTGAGGTAGACATCCAGGATTCCATATTGTCCTTAATAAGACGTCATTAAGAGGCAAAAATTCCAGGATTCTCTACTTTCACacttgaaaaacattttttttgtttcctacaTACAGCAATCTTGTTAGCTCAACTTTCAGAAACGCTCACTTCTAGCAAAACTCAATCATcagatatattatatacatgtgtacatgatgCATTTCAAAATCCTCTATTTCTGGCCTACTTACAAAATTACTTTTTGATCTACTGATCAAAACTGTTTGTGTTAGTGAGGTCTACCTCTGGGAGGTAAGAAATTCATAGTCTAAATCTTCTTGGAAGTATGAATATTGCATTTGAAAGGCaacattgataaaaaaattgtttcttggGTTTCTAGTGTCATGTTGCACCAAACAGCTTCATGATGAAGAGGAGGAAGCCTAGCTGGATACTTGTTGCAAACAGTGATGGTGCTGCCAAAGCTGCTGCCCCACAGTGACTGGCATCCTCCTgcacaaagaaaaacaactctTCCTATTATTGAACCATCCATTTGATTTGTTAGAAATCAAAATGTCATAGCCTGACAGTGCACATTTTTACATTACTgtgcaacctacatgtatacaacaacAAGAtgatgtaaaataaataaactgttgTAATAATCATaaatatttatgaataaaaagaaTCTTTCAACAAACATCATTGTCCAGTCATACTATGAGCTGGACTCTGCTAACTTGTACATTTATGAAAGCAGTTATGTGACTCATCCCAATATTTCAATACTCACTTTTTCCAACAGTGATGAAAGACACTGCTATACAGACATTACACAGAATCGTATCAAAGTACTTACATCTGGATGATGGGCATAACATCTTTCTGGACCTCTCCTGTACCTTGGTGTTACTTTACATTGATTTGGATTATTTGGTGACAAGTGTTAAGGTTATACCAGCTAGAGAAATCTTAATACCATCAACATAAACAGCCTTAATTTCAGGAAAAGGCCCAAAATGAATAGATACATTACATTCTACCAACCATGATACTGTTAATCCATACAACTATTGTAAGGAACTTAACAGTATCAGATATAGTAGTCATCTTAATGTGTAGctacaatcataacaataatatTCATTAATAGGATTAGAAatggtgggtaccggtacagaacatggGCCTGAtgatagtagtagtaatagATCATACGTTTCTTTTACTGTAGGTATTTAGCAGATCAGGCAGACCACACTTGACAAACCCACCCTGTAATAGCATCATATTATAACAGTATATAATATTATGACGTAGTGAAAAGCTTTTGAGATGTTTTTCATTTTCCTCTAACTTGTTTTGTCTCTGCTGCAATACTACATGCAATTAGATGATGATTATACTTTTATTCCACAagcaaaaatacagcaaaattaTTCTGCCACAAAGTTGAAGGATATTCTTCTGTGGTTCCTGGATGAGTGGTGTGTTGTTACAACTGTTGCATACTTGGTCGGCCACAACCAGCAACAGATTGCTGTACCTCAGCTGTCGTGCAGTCATCGTTCTGTGACAGATAGCAGTGCTCATTAAGTCATATCTCTaaccaaaaaaattaaaaagatattcatttgatgtctgtccttggtgctgatttttttctggattGTTACCATTATGAATAATATAATCCATTCAATATGTCATATGAAATTGTGTCTGACTGTTGACACATTGGTGCTTTTATTCAGTGCCAGAACATAGCctgtgtctgtccttggtgctgaatttctgTCTGGATGGTTACCATTATGAGTAAGCAATTCTCTAACTTCATCTATCCAATATGAATCACAATTACAGCTATCATACGAGACAGGCCAAACGGAGAAACTTAAGAACAGAGATACCAAAGACAAACAGCCTTAAGAAAGCCTTCACATATAGAGCATCATCAGAATGGAACAAGTTATCACATGAGTTGCAAACTGTGAACACATGCAAGATTTTCAGACGGCAGCTGGTGAAACATACTCGAGACTTAGCTAAAGACACATGAGAGATTTGATGATTTTGGATATGGCACATGagtttgtttaatgattttttattgacatgttgtatgtgtgtatgttgcaaactgtatgtgtccaagtattatgtgtattactcctggaagactAGTTGTTGCAATGATATGTTAACAACTACAGGAGTCAATGAACAAgaaacaataaaacaatttgTGATATGAGCATTCAGTAGATCTATTTGAAAGAACACAAAGTAAAAATATCTATAGATACCTGGAGCAGTTTCCACAGTCGGTAGACCAATAGAGCTCACGATCGTTCCCAAGGTAGTACTCATGCTGCAACCTGACACAGCTCACATTCTCGTCTATGCTGCTGTCGTCTCCCAGCTCCTCAGCCATGGCTGGGGGATCAAATGGTAAGATGATTTAAAAGGAATGTGTTAAGAATGTCTTTATGTAGTAAATGCTACAAACATTGTTTATCTTAGCAGAAATGCATTTAATCTGTACTTACTTGAGCTTGTCGAGAACAGAATCCTGTAAGATAGAACAAACATACATCATAAGAATTAATGATAACAATCCAACATTGAATTAGTCTGTTCATGGGGCCAAAAGTCATATAGAACTCATTTGGTAAGAAAGACATGAGCAAAATGattaaaagaatgaaaaataataTAACCATGcatgaccttggtgctgaaagtatttcacatcaaaatatcTTTCTATATCTCAGGTTTTCCAGGACACAAAATAGACTCTTTAATATTCACATCTTAATAGGCATactaaatgttatggatgagaAATACAAGCAGTATATTTGTCATTAAGTTATCATCCTAGTAATAGCAACTAACGACAGTAATAAGTCAAAACAACTTACCCATAGACATTCTGCTGTAGGTAGGCCCTGCATAggagaagaaaatgaaatcttGTATTCAAGCTATGGTAGCATGGCAACTACTAAAGATAACATCAGCTACTATCTTTTATACTTGAAATGCTAGACATCTAAATCAATGGAGACACAAGACAATAAAAAACAATAATATTTGAGAAGAAAACTGATTAAACAAGCTTGTACCTCACTTCGTTACAATGCATTTTCTACTATATATTGTAAATTAGTAAATGCTTGATAAATTGCTTGGCAGATTATGTAAAaggaatacatttgtactatggGCTGAGCTATTGTATACAGTAATAGGGCAAACCATGCTGCATTGGTAGTCCACCACTGAAGGTTGACGGCCTCTGCAAGGTTCAGTCTTGGCTAAAGGGTTACACATAGTTTTACATATTAGTTAGACATTTCTGATCAGGCTTGGCAAGTATGCATAGTaatttgattaattgattggaCCAAACAATAGCTCTACTACCAAAAACAacaggtaggtacatgtatatgtaatgttacatgtattcagTAGTTATGATTACATGGTGGCTTCTACAAAACTTTACAAAGCCTTGGTGTACATTCCTCATCTTTGTGTCTATTATCACCAGCATTTATGTGAGGCTTAGTcaaactcaccacaaaagataCCCTCGACCCCGCACTGGCAACTTTAGGCTGTTCTTTTCTGCATGAGGCCTGAAAATCATACGCCTCCTCCCTGTAACATATTAAGGACCGTGTAAGATGAGATGAGTTGGCTTTTAGCATATGCCACAAATCAAGAGAGTTGATATGTCAGATGATACTCTTATCTGCTTTTATGGGACCAAAATCAATATCAAGTGGTGCAGAACAGTGCAATCACAATAATTCATGGAAAATGAGGTGTCATTCTCCAAGATTAAAAGGTAATAAAATCTTCTATCTGTTGGGTAGAGAAAGTTATAAAGCCATATGTTTGATGATGAAATCGAAAATGTAGAACTTTACGTCTACATGTGGCTGTTTGTACAGAATGAAGCACTTATCAAATGTAGCAGCAGATGTGAAGGACTAAGGAAACATGCAGGTTACACACCTCCTGTACACTCCCTGAATGTACATCTCAGTCATCAGGTGCCCATCCACCTCACCAAAGAACCTGCCAACCTATTAGGAATAGGATAGAAATTCTTAAGCATGCAAATGTACATTAATTATaggaaatacacaaaaaaaaactgtcgtaAACTGTCTTCAACACTCTATATGTTATAATGGTATAGGGAAACTTCTTCTAGGATATGATTAGAGACCAAGTGATGAAAACAGATGCCCTTAAGGTATATTTGAATTATCAAAAGTATTTAAGATACCATACTATGAGACCTAAAAGATATCCTTTCATACTTGATCTGTGTACTAGCAGAACTAAAAAGATTGAGTTATTGAGGAGAATAATAATAATTGTGTAGTATCTGCAACAGAGTTGTCTGTTGATCCGCACTCACATCTCCCACTTGATCATCTGATTGTGGTGACAATGAAAACTCCATCATCCAGCAAGACACGAGAAGATCTGGAACAACAAAATGGTTAAAATTGGTCCcaggaaaaatgagcttttttaAGGCCATTTCTTGCAGGGGAATTACAGCCCTTTTGCCCCAGGTTTGCAGATTAAATAGCTATAAACATCACCTCATATATATCAGTAATGGCAAGTCCCAAGACTTACCTCACTATCTCTGCAACTCTTGCTAACTCCGTCTGAACAAGCCGGTCCTCCAGGACACTGTGCACAATATATGGGGTAGTATAATGTTATAGTGACTAGATCAAATGGAGCCAGACACATACAACTGATATTGTCACCCGGTTTtgattaaacaaaataaaaaaagggcAAAATCTTTTACTGTTCTGTTTGTTGCATATATCTTGATGAGCACATTTATTATCATACAGGGCCCACCAAGAGAAAAATTAGCGCTTGAAGACTAATTCTGTACCTGATCTGTGATGTGCAACATGGTGCCCAATATGATTTCTGGGTCAAGCTTCACTCCAACAACTGTAAaaggaaacacattttattaaaTCACAGCAAAAAAAGCAGAATATTGAATTGCGCTTTTCCTAAAAAGTACATATAAATTTACAGAATGAAGTAGATAATGGTGATATATACCTGCTGGTTTAATGCCACCCATGTCGTTAAGAGTGACAGAGGAGGTGGCCATGATGGTGTAATTCACTGGCCAGTTCTGGTGGTCTGGGGAGGGAATAAAATCATTGATTCACTATTGGCAGTGTACATTGAGTGAAAGGAGTCAGTCaactacaaaatataacaacaatGAACTATCCAACATAAATAGCAAATAGCTTGTCTCTTTGGACATACATTTGTTGATGCAACACTCTTGAATTGATACAAAGGCATGATATGACAGAATCTCTCCCCCAACCCTTTCAAAACTTACTTAAtatgatacatgtttttttgtaacCATACATCTATCCCAATCTATTCCTTTCTGGCTGAGTCATTACAATATAGCAATTTGTATAAGTAAGTGTTGTTCAAATAACATTGCATCTCACCAGAATTGTAAGGCACTGAGTAGATGAAGTAATTATTGTCAAGAGATCTCCTGAAGAAGGTCTGCTGCCAAGTGTCCCTCCTATCCTCAAAGTCCTGACATTCGCTGGAAACAACAATGATtacacattaaattttgtagcTTTGATTACCATGCACAAGGAAAACATTGTGTCAGATAACAGTTGTATGTAccaaaagtgctgtattttgtctgagaaaaaaatatacacatgtaagtgCAAAGAGTTTCATAACGCCAtccatatgattaaaaaaataatatttagaattctttcatgtcAAGCTATCAATATTCAGTACCACTACAATTCTTTATTAAtctattaatgagaaaatgactCTGGATTATTGTCTCACCTCTCAGGAAAGACCCTGGTGATTCCACCTTCTGTTGATACAAAAGTCGCCACGATACCATCACTGTAGGAAAGGGAAAGACAATGACTGTAACTGTATAGACCAAACTGGAACATGACAATttgcacaaaaacaaacatcactGGGTAAtgattacaaaaaaatgttgtagaGGGAAAAGGTATGACAAAAGTGATGAAGGTATACTTAATGGTTTTAGATTTATTGTTAGTTTTTATGAGAAATGAGCATACTTAATACATTTTCCAATTATAATGTTTAGCACATAAAATGATCCTATCATTGTTCAAAACATACCTCGCATTATATCGAGCATTGCTACATGTAGCATTACATGCATTACCGGTATTACTGCATGACTCTAGGTCTTGACTGCAAgcaaaaacaaacagataaacatgcAGACATAGACATCATGATGGCagaaaaaacaataaatcaCGGACTCTTGTTTGCAAAACAAATAATGCAAAACAATTGTGTAACTTATATCAAACACAGATCACAAAATTACTGCACAGACcaaacaacaaaagcaaaaacacaacacacatTAAAAGACAAACCTTCTAccagtcaaatctgtacaagtggCCACCTCTATGCAAAGGACCAACTAGCTATGAGACCACTTTTTTTGTAGCCCTTTAGATGATTTTTCACATTAACAGAAATCTTCAGAATCCTGTTTatggtgaccacctgtccacatagaccagagtTTATTTGACCCATGAGTAGTCATGGGCAGTTTCACTGTACTAAATCAGACATAACATCAATGATGACTTGGATGTAGAGAATAAGATGATGCTCCTTTTGTCGTTACCTCTTGAAGTCTACAGCTTTGTTATTCCAGAATTCTGCCAGCCTCTCGGTGACAATAGTGTCTAGCAGCAAGTGCTTCAGCCTGGGCTCATCACCTGTTATCAACATGACAGGACAATTATAGCAATCAATGAGCAAGCACTGTTATTATAATTGTGCCCATAATCTAACAGTTAACAGATTTTCAGACTTCACCCCAATGCATGGCCTTAATTTCACTGCTTTAATTTCAAAATACTGCGAAGTTCCAGAGAAAAGATTGAGCACATTCTAATATCAATTTTACAGGCCTAGATTTAGTGACGTAAATTGCTAAGGAGGAGTCAATCTGTTCTATTAATCATAATATTTCACATAGGAGCTATTAGTCAAATTTCATGCAAAGAAAACAGTCACTAACATTCAGCTGGGAAGTCAAAGCCACTCAGTTTCTCCAGGATGTCTTGTAGGAAGTCAGCATGGCTGGCATTTGTCAGAACATCATCACAGAAATTCCTGTACATAACAGAATTATCAGTCGAGTGAGCATTTCAGGTGCTTTCATTACTGCTCATGGGAAAATACAGGTAGAAATTCAATGTATCTTATTGCAAATTTAGAAGATTAATATTTTCTACTAGATTCTctgacataaaaaaaatcatgaaaaatgatatgaaatatgcATTGTAGAAAACTTCAAAGTACCTTTTATGGCTGAACATGCCTTAATTAAGGTGCTAAAGATTAGGCTGTGATGTGCAGTGGCTGTGGGGAAAGTGATTAGTCTTAACACTTACCATGGTGCAATGAAGAGTGCAGAGCGCTGTGTTTGTAAGTAATCACGACCTGGATAAAAGACAGCCAAGAGTACTGATTCAGAAATTTATGGTGACCAGAATACCACTGCAGCTGCATACAGTGTTTATAAATATGACCAGAGATTTTTTTAACATCACAAGAAACCATCAAAAAGGATACACATGGCCCAAATCTTATTTACTCATGTATCCAGAACAATGATGATCCACGCAAATTACACTTACAAAGCAACCaaaaatttacatcacaaaattGAACATGCTCTTTCCTTATGATGTTTTAGAGACagcccaaaaaaaaagaaactttagGGCTTTTCCAAAACTATCTTCTACCTGTTGGTATGTCAATGTTCTCTACTTCTATCCTCTTCTGTCTGTATTCCGGCAGCACCAATCCAAGGCTGCAAAGTTAAATTGAAATTCATGATTAATCCACATCTTAAACCTGAATATGTTTGAGATTCAAAGTAAAAATGCTTCAGGGACTAAACAATTTCATTCTTGTTCAAATATGGCAGAAAATATTGGTAAAACAATCTCCTCAAATGTCATTGAATGGTATTTTGGGTCCCCTGTCGCTGGCAGCAAGTGCACTGTGCTACTAGACCAGGATTCCAAATGAATAAAATTTCTAGAAACTCCATCTTTAACCTGGTTgctttctacatgtatatgaaagcCATGGAATTCTGCTGTTTGATCTAGTATCAATATCTTCTTCCATTATTAGCATCAGCTGTACATCGCCAAGCTCAAGCAGCTGGTATGGCAAAAGATAACACATTTTGTGATTGTAACAAGGAAACATTGCTGTGAACTTAATACACAAACTTCAGACATACATTGTCATTGATACAAAAAGGATTTTCATGTCCAGGAAACAGTGGCTAGCAAAATGCTCTCAGATTattataactacatgtaaatcatgAATAGTTAAAACACACTGACAAAAGCATAGACAGATAGGATTATTTCCACTTGTATGTTTTGTGAAGTACCATAAACTTTTTAGAAATACCACAAGTAGTTACTGTAACTCCTACTACAAAAACGTCTACTTGTACTTTTAAGCCTAAAAAGTTTGCTATACtattacatacacatgcacaaaaaCAGATTCCATACATGTCAAGCAAATATCCAAAAATCACTTTATATCTGTAAAACATAATGCTTATGATGCATAGAATGCGCTTCTCCTCAGTACCATTTGTCAAACAAACATCATCAGCCAGGCTACATCTTACTTGAtttaatacagaaataaatgcaTATGATGGTGCCctcaactacaactacaaccaCGACACATTTGTAGAGTTGGAAATTAAAGTCTTTAGATTTACGGTGGGCCCAAGTGATGTTTCTCATCGTCAACATTTGTGTTTCAATAAGAACAATGAGGATAAGTGTGAGTCAGACAATGAGTTAGGTAATAACAATTATAATATTGAATGTTTATAAACATCACTCAGTTTTTCTGACAGCAATGTGTGAAAGACTTGGTTAAAGATACGCAGGTTAAGGTTAAGGTAGGAAAGACAGACATTCATTTAGTCAGGAAATACATAGCTCTAGAGATGGGCACAGGACATAAACTTATGATATAGAATCTACtttattttccaaaataatCAGACATGAATTTAAGGGGGAACACAGAAAAGTCAGCACACCGATGGTCTGGCAAGGATGAAGTTCTACCAGGGCAAGAATCCAAAACAAAAGTGAACAAAAAATATTAGGCAGAGATAGAACTGGGCTTTAATGCCACTACTTTGGGGATCAGAGTTTGGATTGTGGAACAGCAAACAATGAATGGCTTTGTTGTTTGCTTTGGGATATGAGAGGCTGTTTCAGGAGGAGCCTTTGTCATGTTTGCTGAGACAATTTAGTGACAGAGTGACATTTTATTCCATTATTCATACATCTTCCTGAAACAGCCTCAGCTCTGAGAGCAGGTTAAAGCCTAATGACTTGTGTACATACCTACATATCCCTCTTTGCCGTTGATGTTCATTGCAAAttaatggcattttaaaatgGTAGAGATGAGAACAAAATACAAGTCAATTCTTTTAGCTCACCGTCTATTGGGGAGGGGCACCACGGACACTTCTCTTTTTTAGTTTGTTATAACGCCAAACATGCAAGGGACTAATTCTAAGGGAACTGAGACATGCAGCAAGTTAAGAGTTCACAGCTGACACTTTTTAGGGAGAGGGATGCCTGTTGCAGCATCTCTACAGGGTAGCACTGTCTTAGAGGGATGATAACAGTGGGGCCTGTTCTCACAAGAATTTGGGGGCTAAAGGGAAGGAGTCATGGGCACACAACACTTCCACTGACGACACGTGGGTTGCCTACACCAGCCGGTTGCAGCCATGCACAGGGGGGCACTGCCGGGGTCTGTGCCTTCACATCCTGGACAACACAAATGCTGCAAAGGTACTGGGGAAAAATTACCAGGAGTTAGATCAGAGTTTCACCCATGCATTAGTGCAAGGCAAGCACAGACGGCCTACCTGAATATGGTGCTGTTCATGGGACCGTAGATGTATGTCCTGTTCACAAGGTCCACGTATCTctgcaaacaagcaaacaaacaaattatctCATGCAAAACAACAATCTGACTGAAACACTAAAAATGGCCTTAAacattgtacaaagttgtcatAGATTTGAACGAGGGCTATTTCATGATAGTAATACATGTGCCATCATGTATCAGCTATTGTCCATTCAATAGATACCGTACTGCTCTTCCTACCTATTGTTTTCTGTTATCACAAAACACTGAATCCTATAACCTTAACATGTCTGTTACAGCTATCCAATAAGTAGCCCAGACTTGAAATAAGTACAAAGTGCCTCACCTCATCTTGTGACCTGACAAAAGTCTCTATAGTCACTGCTCCTGATGCTCGATCAATCATGTTTTTCCTCACCTGGAGGTATATGAGAGAGATTAATTTATCAATAAAAATGTTCTTCCCTTATCTCTTGTCAACTTGTAGACATCTGAGTTTGGAGAAGCTTAAAATGTCTATTTCTATCATCCATTGAAACTCAAGTACAACATGTTAATACGTACTAGGTCAATGCAGGCaaaaaaaacatccataaaTATGATGATGGATACATGATCATCTTATCAATGCCGTATCATctacagagaaaaaaaaagtagtgaAACTGCGAAACCACTTAAGATGTTCTTTCATACTCACTTCTTCCTTACTGGGGTTGTCTGGTTCCACCTCCAGGAAATCAACATTAGGTGGCTCTGACAGGTAACCCAGCTGAAATGAACAGATATGACCTCTTAATTCTGTGGTACACGGTTTGTACAACTGCATGGTTTTGTCACAAGTCCTTTTTTTGTCATAAATGTTGTACTCCCTTCAAAGCCtctgtacaatgtattctaGGTGAGAAGCCTAAAGTTTGTGATTGACATTGATTAAATGGTTAAtattctatttgtaaaatcttctCTTCATGTAAGGAAATAAATGATGGCAGAGTGCAGAGCATTTGTATTAAGCAAAAAGATATGTATTTAACAACAGATCTCCTCCCTCTTTCAGATCTAATAAGTGCTGTTGCAATTAACATTACATCTGAtccatgttggaaaaaaagctaGTGCAAAAACGTAAGGATTTTAGAAGACCAGTTGATCACTGGCCTACTTACATCAAGGTGCATTAAAGGGGAATTTGTAACTTTCATCATTTTTCGATTATGATACAAACAcaccatacacaaacacatcacacacacacacacatcacacacgcacacagagtGCCCATAAGCTAAATATATCTGCAACAAACAAGTCTTTGCAGTAGGATTATTTCCCAAATACAGTACTAATGTATACATATTTCTATACGTTTCAAACAAAGTACAAGAGCAGGTTGTAACACTATATTGAATGACATAGACACACTGAACATGTTAATTCATTTCATTAAACTTTCCATGCAAAAATTAAcaactttttttaatgtgatTAATGAAACACTTCTGACTGTTAGTTGTGATCACATTatttgtttagaaattgatttaAATAATTGAATTGTTAGTTGTTTGTGATTAGCATACACATGTAGGTCAACACAGTGCCACAGCAACATCACAGGTTATCACAATTATCATACAAGTCTATTAATTTCTTGTCAAAATCAATAAATATCAGTGAGTCATTTCATCATCTCACAGCAAAATCAATGATTAATAACAATGATCTTAAATGTTAAAGTTATTTATAGAAATCAAGTAGAATCAGTGAGGTGTTATCAGCTGCTTATTTGGTTAGATCATCACCATATCACAGTCCAGCCAGACTCACCCTATACTCTAGCCGTGCTTTCTCAGAAAACTGAAAATGAATACAGCGTACAGCGTATAGCATGCAAAGTATTATAAGCATGAAATGGTAATGGGACAACAAAAGCAttatgaaaaagaaataaatggaaaTCTGAACAGGTGCAAGAAATATGACTTGTGgaatttttttactgttttggCAGGATAATTTTTAGAGCATTTTACAGGTAGTTTATAGCATTTTACAGCTAGTTTGTAAAACTGTTTTGGACAAACCAACAGTTTGCAACCAATTTGGTCAACCTGAACAATATTGCTGGAAGACTCACCGATGAATAAGTTTGCTCCtgtaacaaaagaaaatgaactgCAACTGATGAGTTATGAAACTTGGGACAACAAAAAGAAACCTTTATATGCATACTTGACAAAATAGAACATATTAGATCAAACAAAAAGATACAGATTATATGGACACCAAACAAGCTTCACCTCAGTTTCATGGTTAATTTACAACTAAATGTTGTTAGTTTATTTTGAAAAGGACATTGAATGTTTGCTTAGTCTGAGCTATGATACATTGATTACGATTTATTTGTTAGTGCCCACAGTGTATGAGGACTTTTAGCCCCCCAGGGAATGGAGCTTATACTGTGAACTCTAGCCATCAAAATGTTGTCCCTATTTTTCAGATATTGTTGTGCATGCTGTATTTGGTATAGCAAGTAAACATCTTAAACAAAAGCGCGCTTTGAGCTTTAACTTGCCATTTATTCAGAACAATCCTGCTCACAACACACTGCAGTCAACCATGTGTTGTGTTACAAATGTGTAGgtaatgtatacaatgtacaccaCTGATCATTTCTGTGCCTTCTATATGACTGTTAAGTCCTGTACCATA
This genomic window contains:
- the LOC118415734 gene encoding voltage-dependent calcium channel subunit alpha-2/delta-2-like isoform X1; this encodes MMEFSLSPQSDDQVGDVGRFFGEVDGHLMTEMYIQGVYRREEAYDFQASCRKEQPKVASAGSRVSFVPRLNLAEAVNLQWWTTNAAWAYLQQNVYGILFSTSSTMAEELGDDSSIDENVSCVRLQHEYYLGNDRELYWSTDCGNCSRTMTARQLRYSNLLLVVADQVCNSCNNTPLIQEPQKTNNPNQCKVTPRYRRGPERCYAHHPDEDASHCGAAALAAPSLFATSIQLGFLLFIMKLFGAT
- the LOC118415734 gene encoding voltage-dependent calcium channel subunit alpha-2/delta-2-like isoform X2, with translation MMEFSLSPQSDDQVGDVGRFFGEVDGHLMTEMYIQGVYRREEAYDFQASCRKEQPKVASAGSRVSFVPRLNLAEAVNLQWWTTNAAWAYLQQNVYGILFSTSSTMAEELGDDSSIDENVSCVRLQHEYYLGNDRELYWSTDCGNCSRTMTARQLRYSNLLLVVADQVCNSCNNTPLIQEPQKNNPNQCKVTPRYRRGPERCYAHHPDEDASHCGAAALAAPSLFATSIQLGFLLFIMKLFGAT